Within Epilithonimonas zeae, the genomic segment ACTCAAATGATTAAGTGCTGCTTCCGCATTATTGAAATAAGCGACCAATTCAAGACTGTCACTTTGATTAATCAAATGCTGGAGAAGAAGTCTATCGACTTCTTGATCTTCTATGATTATGCATTTTAACTTTTTCATTTTCAAATGTGATTCTAACAAAATTACAAAAAAAATAAGCTTAAAATATTTATACTTTAATAAGATTTAAACGAAAAAAAACCTTTCCAAATTTTGGAAAGGTTTTTTTGATAAATTAAAATTCTTTTTTTACTGTAATTTAAAACCTCTTGTAGTAATTCTTCCGTAAGCATCTACATATTTCACCTGAACATTTCCTTTGTAGCCATTCAAGATTTTTTCAACATCTTTTTGAGAGTTAACCGGTTTTCCATTGATTTCCATTACGATATAATTATCCACAACACCAATTTTGTCCATTTCGCTTCCTTCAGTTACGTTTTTAGCAATTACACCACTTTCCAGACCATAATCAGTTTTTACTCTTTCGCTCAATGGTTCGAACTCAGAACCTATTTTTTCAGTTACAGTTAAGTCGTCTTTGCTTCTGGAAGAAGTTCCGCCTTTTTGGTCTTTCAGTGTTACACTTACGTTGTTAATTTTACCATTTCTGGAGTAAGTTACATTCACTTTATCACCAGGTCTTCTGCTTCCAATCGCAAGAGAAAGGTCAGAGAATCCGGAAATATCCGTGTTATCGATTTTTGTAATGATATCTCCAACCTGGATTCCAGCGTCCTCAGCACCACTTTTTTTCGTGATTTCTGTAACGTAGATTCCGTCTCCTGCTTTCAGATTTTTCTTTTCTCTTTGGTTATAAGCTGCAACTTGCATCTCGTTGGACAAATCAAGACTTCCTACACCAAGGAAACCTCTCTGTACCAATCCAAATTTCTTAATATCTTCAACAATTTTTCTTGCCAAGTTAGATGGAACTGCAAATCCGTAACCTTCATAATATCCGGTTTTTGACTGGATTGCTGTATTGATTCCAATCAAATCTCCATTTACATTCACCAATGCACCACCACTGTTTCCTGGATTAATTGCCGCATCTGTCTGAATAAAACTTTCAATCGGGGTTCTGGATTGTTGACTAAGGATATCGATACTTCTACCTTTTGCGGAAATAATTCCCGCAGTTACAGTAGAATTAAGTCCAAGCGGATTACCAACTGCTAAAACCCATTGTCCAACTTCTGTCAAATCTGAGTTAGCAAAGTTCAAATAAGGCAAACCTTTTTCTTCAATTTTAAGAAGAGAGATATCTGTATTGGGGTCAGTTCCGACTAAAGTTGCGATGTAAGATTTTTTATTACTCAAAACAACTTCTAGTTTATTAGCTCCGGCAACCACGTGATTGTTGGAAATAATGTAACCGTCCGGCGAAATAATAACGCCAGAACCTAAACCAGAAGGCATATTTTTAGGAGGTTGCTGTTGTTGTCTTTGCTGACCGCCGCCAAAAGGACTGTTGCCTGGACCAAAAAAGAAATCGAACATATCAGATTCTTGTGGTCTTTGTGTAGCTCTGTCCTGATAATTTTTGATAGTTACCACAGCCGGAACCGTAGCTTTAGAAGCTTTTACAAAGTCGTCTCCCACTGCTGTTCCCATTCCTACGAATGCAGATTTTTTGGAAGCTGTAGTGAAATATGAGAAATCTTCTCCATTATTTTCGTGGCTAAAGTATTGACTAGCTCCGAAAACCGTTGCACCAGATATAACTCCGGTCAATGCAAAAGGCATTAGTTTTTTTAATGTATTCTTCATCTTAATATTCATTTCTTTTTTGAGATTATTGTTAGACAAATTTAATGCTAAATTAGTATGAACTAAAAACTTAGTGTTACACTTTTAACGAAGTTTAACCATATTTAAAAAATCATTAATAAAATTCTTGATTTAATTACTCAAAGCTATTAGGCTAAATTATTGATAATTATTTGAAAATATTTGCTGTATTATGTTGATTACCAATTTTATTATGAAGTTTATGTTGAGTTAATTTCTTAGAAATCTCTATAGTGACTTTTTGTCATATTCTGTTTGTCATCATTTCCAATTTAATCTCTTTAGGAATCATTTCTTAAAATTTGGATAAAACTTTTTGGCAAAACTTTTGTTTTCTATATTGAAAATGAAAGAATATGAACAACAATGTAAAAATAGCTTTAGGAATTATCGCAGGCGGAAGTTTGGTTTTGGCAACTCAATTACTAAAATCAAAAAAGAGTAAAACTAAAGTTTTTACTGCACCAGATGGAAATTCTTACAAAGAAAATCAAATGTATAGAACTGCGCACGGAGAGATTTTCCAAAATGGGAAACAATTGCATTTTGAAACTCCCGAACTTCTTGCGGAAGCTAATCAATCTTTAGATTCTAATTATGGCAATGATAACTTTTCGAGAAGTAATCAAACTGTTCCGAGAAATACCAATTATCATCAAAAAGGTGTAAGACATCATTGATTTTCTAATTTTCAGAAAGTATTTAAAATAGTATTTAACAAAAGAATAAATTATGGAATCAGAGAATATAGTAGAAAGACTTACCAAATATGGATTTGATCATAGTAATCTTTATACGGGATTTAAGTCTGTAGGTGAGGCACGAAAATTTGCTGAAGAACGCAACGGAAGATTGGTTGAGGTTGGATTTTTGGATGGAAATGATAATCCAGTCGAAGATTCTTCCCAAAATCTCATCAATGAAAATAAATATTATAAAGCATTTGCCGGTCCAGATTATAGAATTCTACATTCTGCGGATGAAGGTTTTCAGGATATAGCGGAAAAGTTGAAAGAAAGAAAAAATGAGATTACTGAAAAAAGTCCCGATGAGAAATATTTTTCAGATTCAGACCCTTTATTAGAGGAAGATGCAGTGATTGTTCTTTTTAAAGATGAGGTACAGGAAGTCACTTCTCGTGAAAGGTCAAAATATCTGATGCACACCAAAGTTTATGAGTTGGCAGTTGAAGTTCCAAAAACATCAGAATAAATTATGGCAACGAAAAAATATTCAGACAAAGCGCAGGACAAAGTTGGAAAAGTAATGAAAGAGTTCAAAGAAGGAAAACTAAAGTCCGGCTCGGGTGACAAAGTCACAAGTAGAAAACAAGCCATTGCGATCGGAATCTCCGAAGCAAAAGAAGAAGGATTGAAAGTCCCGAAACAGAAAAAATCTAAATAAAAATAATCCGGCTCAGGTCGGATTTTTTGATGTTTGAAAGTTAAGTTTTAGAAAAATCCTTCATTTGGAATGATTTGGATTTTATTAATAACTTTGCAGACTTATGTCAAATGTCAATTCACAACCCAAAACCGTTGCTTTTCATACACTTGGCTGCAAACTGAATTTTGCAGAAACCTCGACTATTGCAAGGCAATTGACGGATGCTGGCTATCAGAAGGTCAATTTTGATGAACCTGCAAAAGTTTATATTATCAATACTTGTTCTGTTACAGAAAATGCAGATAAAGAATGTAAACTTCACGTCAAGCGCGCTACGAAAGCTAACCCAGAAGGTTTGGTAGCAATTATCGGTTGCTATGCGCAGTTGAAACCGGAAGAAATTTCCTCTATCACTGGAGTAGATTTGGTTTTAGGAGCTAAGGAAAAATTCAATATTCTGAGTTATCTGGATGATTTGGAAAAGTCTGAAAATTATGCTCAGATTCATTCTTGTGAGATTGATGAAGCCGATTTCTTCGTTGGTTCCTATTCTATTGGTGACAGAACCAGAGCTTTTTTGAAAGTTCAGGATGGTTGTGATTACAAATGTACTTATTGCACAATTCCTTTAGCACGAGGGATTTCTCGTTCCGATACCATTGATAATGTGGTTGCCAATGCCAAAGAAATTGCAGCGAAAGATATTAAAGAGATTGTTTTGACGGGCGTTAATATCGGAGATTACGGAAAA encodes:
- a CDS encoding trypsin-like peptidase domain-containing protein → MKNTLKKLMPFALTGVISGATVFGASQYFSHENNGEDFSYFTTASKKSAFVGMGTAVGDDFVKASKATVPAVVTIKNYQDRATQRPQESDMFDFFFGPGNSPFGGGQQRQQQQPPKNMPSGLGSGVIISPDGYIISNNHVVAGANKLEVVLSNKKSYIATLVGTDPNTDISLLKIEEKGLPYLNFANSDLTEVGQWVLAVGNPLGLNSTVTAGIISAKGRSIDILSQQSRTPIESFIQTDAAINPGNSGGALVNVNGDLIGINTAIQSKTGYYEGYGFAVPSNLARKIVEDIKKFGLVQRGFLGVGSLDLSNEMQVAAYNQREKKNLKAGDGIYVTEITKKSGAEDAGIQVGDIITKIDNTDISGFSDLSLAIGSRRPGDKVNVTYSRNGKINNVSVTLKDQKGGTSSRSKDDLTVTEKIGSEFEPLSERVKTDYGLESGVIAKNVTEGSEMDKIGVVDNYIVMEINGKPVNSQKDVEKILNGYKGNVQVKYVDAYGRITTRGFKLQ
- a CDS encoding DUF6496 domain-containing protein; translated protein: MATKKYSDKAQDKVGKVMKEFKEGKLKSGSGDKVTSRKQAIAIGISEAKEEGLKVPKQKKSK